A section of the Polynucleobacter sp. AP-Sving-400A-A2 genome encodes:
- the orn gene encoding oligoribonuclease, with product MSEKTSTPAPKVAPANEHLIWVDMEMSGLDPEKERILEIAVIVTDAHLNTIATAPVWVIRQEDALLEAMDAWNKGTHGRSGLIDKVKASTTDEATAEAECIAFLKKYIKPGIAPMCGNTIGQDRRFMAKYMPKLEAFFHYRNIDVSTLKELCRRWHPELVKGFTKKQAHTALADIEESIEELKYYREKFIVPLPE from the coding sequence ATGAGTGAAAAAACAAGTACTCCAGCGCCAAAGGTGGCGCCAGCCAATGAGCACCTGATTTGGGTAGATATGGAGATGTCAGGCCTAGATCCTGAAAAAGAGCGTATTTTAGAAATTGCGGTGATCGTGACCGATGCGCACCTCAACACTATCGCTACCGCCCCTGTTTGGGTGATCCGCCAGGAAGACGCCTTATTGGAGGCGATGGATGCCTGGAATAAGGGTACTCACGGCCGCTCTGGCCTGATTGACAAGGTCAAGGCCTCAACCACGGATGAAGCCACTGCTGAAGCTGAATGCATTGCCTTTTTGAAAAAATACATCAAGCCTGGTATTGCGCCAATGTGTGGCAATACCATTGGTCAGGATCGACGCTTTATGGCGAAGTACATGCCAAAACTAGAGGCCTTCTTTCATTACCGAAATATTGACGTTTCAACACTCAAGGAGCTCTGCAGGCGTTGGCATCCTGAGTTGGTCAAGGGTTTCACCAAAAAGCAGGCGCATACCGCCTTGGCCGATATTGAGGAATCTATTGAAGAGCTTAAGTACTACCGAGAAAAGTTCATCGTGCCTTTGCCGGAGTAA
- a CDS encoding M48 family metallopeptidase, with the protein MTFTIVFLIAFIASFGLRHWLSQRQIRHVAINRDMVPAEFVSQISLAEHQKAADYTLAKLRLGILENGVSAIILIGFTLLGGLQILNLSLLQLLGEGIAQQMALLISIVLISGILDLPFSWYKQFYLEERFGFNRMNAKLFFSDMFKGLGVGGAIGVPLLWVILSLMAQAGEFWWLWAWGVLTVFSLLMQWIFPTFIAPIFNKFEALEEGPLKTQIEALLSRCDFASQGLFVMDGSKRSAHGNAFFAGMGKAKRIVFFDTLIEKLNPGEVEAVLAHELGHYKCNHIRKRLLVSFAMSFLTFALLGWISTQPWFYSDLGVMPNLNGYNGGLALALFMLIAPVFSFFLTPLSSLASRKHEYEADGFAADKSSASDLISALVKLYQDNASTLTPDPIYTAFYSSHPPAPLRIANLKRFN; encoded by the coding sequence ATGACATTCACAATTGTTTTTCTAATCGCCTTCATCGCCAGCTTTGGTCTACGCCACTGGTTATCCCAACGCCAAATTCGGCACGTCGCAATCAACCGCGATATGGTGCCTGCTGAGTTTGTATCCCAGATCTCTTTGGCCGAACATCAAAAGGCTGCCGACTATACGCTTGCCAAACTGCGCCTAGGTATTTTAGAGAATGGCGTCAGTGCAATTATCCTCATCGGCTTCACGCTCTTGGGTGGTTTACAGATCTTAAATCTATCGCTTTTGCAACTATTGGGCGAGGGAATTGCTCAGCAAATGGCACTGCTGATATCCATCGTCTTGATTTCCGGAATTCTCGACCTGCCTTTCTCTTGGTACAAACAGTTTTACCTAGAAGAGCGCTTCGGTTTTAATCGCATGAATGCCAAACTCTTTTTCAGCGATATGTTTAAGGGCTTGGGTGTTGGTGGCGCAATTGGCGTTCCCCTCCTCTGGGTCATCCTCAGTCTGATGGCTCAAGCAGGTGAATTTTGGTGGCTGTGGGCTTGGGGCGTGCTCACTGTATTTAGTCTATTAATGCAGTGGATATTTCCGACCTTCATCGCACCGATCTTTAATAAGTTTGAAGCGCTAGAAGAGGGGCCACTGAAAACCCAAATTGAAGCTTTATTAAGCCGCTGTGATTTTGCTAGCCAAGGTTTATTTGTGATGGATGGTAGTAAGCGCAGTGCGCACGGCAATGCATTTTTTGCAGGCATGGGTAAAGCCAAGCGTATTGTCTTTTTTGATACCTTAATTGAGAAACTCAATCCCGGCGAGGTAGAGGCCGTTCTGGCTCATGAACTGGGTCACTACAAGTGCAACCATATCCGCAAGCGTTTACTGGTCTCATTCGCGATGAGCTTTCTGACATTTGCACTCTTGGGATGGATCAGCACACAGCCATGGTTCTACAGCGATCTGGGGGTAATGCCCAATCTGAACGGCTATAACGGTGGTTTGGCTTTGGCACTTTTCATGCTCATTGCACCAGTATTTAGCTTCTTCCTAACACCGCTATCTAGCCTGGCATCACGCAAACATGAATATGAGGCAGATGGTTTTGCTGCAGATAAATCTTCTGCAAGCGATTTGATTTCTGCCCTAGTTAAGCTCTATCAAGATAATGCATCGACCTTAACGCCAGATCCGATCTATACCGCTTTTTATAGCTCGCATCCACCAGCTCCATTGCGCATTGCTAATCTCAAACGATTTAATTAA
- the rsgA gene encoding ribosome small subunit-dependent GTPase A, whose protein sequence is MEQFHALLTASYGRHYLAQRLVKDERGNESPAGELLQVSTPAKQHIGAVGDRMLLEMTSVDQARIIRIEPRENLLYRSDAFKSKLIASNVDQILVVLATQPAFSPDLLGRAVVAAETNQIGLHILLNKCDLKDNLEHARKIIAPYARMGYPVTEVSAKFDEASIEALRPAICGKVSVFVGQSGMGKSSLLNAWVPNAAAITQEYSVRLDTGKHTTTACRYFELPEAWGRDASGKLGALIDSPGFQEFGLAHMSVSELEHAFREFHDLLGKCRFHNCAHQSEPDCAIREAVDKNEIAPERLALFRQLRSDSKTADTQIQGISQAKERWSALAIKPSKR, encoded by the coding sequence ATGGAACAATTTCATGCGCTACTGACTGCCTCCTATGGAAGGCATTATTTAGCGCAGCGCTTAGTTAAAGACGAGCGTGGAAATGAATCCCCTGCCGGTGAATTACTTCAAGTCAGTACGCCAGCGAAGCAGCACATTGGCGCCGTGGGCGATCGTATGTTGTTGGAGATGACCTCGGTGGACCAGGCGCGGATTATTCGCATCGAGCCACGAGAAAATTTACTCTATCGATCCGATGCTTTTAAAAGCAAGCTCATTGCTTCCAATGTCGATCAAATATTGGTCGTGCTAGCTACGCAACCGGCTTTCTCTCCCGATCTATTAGGAAGAGCGGTTGTTGCTGCAGAGACCAATCAAATTGGTTTGCATATCTTGCTGAATAAATGTGATCTCAAGGATAACTTGGAACACGCTCGTAAGATCATTGCGCCTTACGCTCGTATGGGCTATCCCGTCACTGAGGTTTCCGCCAAGTTTGATGAGGCCTCCATCGAAGCATTGCGTCCTGCCATTTGCGGCAAAGTATCTGTGTTCGTTGGTCAATCTGGCATGGGTAAATCTAGTCTACTCAATGCCTGGGTACCTAATGCAGCAGCGATTACCCAAGAATATTCAGTACGCCTAGATACCGGCAAACACACCACCACCGCTTGCCGCTACTTTGAGCTACCCGAGGCGTGGGGGCGTGATGCTAGTGGCAAATTAGGCGCTTTAATTGATTCGCCGGGCTTTCAGGAGTTTGGCTTGGCACACATGTCAGTGAGCGAGCTAGAGCACGCCTTTAGGGAGTTTCATGATCTGCTAGGCAAGTGTCGCTTTCATAACTGTGCGCACCAATCAGAGCCAGATTGCGCAATACGAGAAGCTGTCGACAAAAATGAAATTGCGCCTGAGAGACTAGCGCTATTTAGACAGTTGCGTTCCGACTCAAAAACCGCCGATACACAAATTCAGGGCATTAGCCAAGCCAAAGAGCGATGGTCAGCATTAGCAATAAAGCCATCCAAGCGATAA
- a CDS encoding CobD/CbiB family protein yields the protein MTFFSILFALIAEQYRPVTSSHWIARMSARWLDWVAGEFGGKTEQGASPVGARMACLVAFILPTFLVFVLYVVFMVTFPILGFLWNVLIAYLFFGFRQFSHSFTLVHEAIANHDLPAARLALAEWYGPELDASELTETEVISLALERAIIGSHHHVFGVLFWFLMPMGPAGVVLYRLADTAAQRWSEKGDFNLSESARHFFYVLDWVPARITAMGFAIVGNFEGAVYAWRHLTGKWSDSLSAVILASGSGALGVRLGEPMSEPDSDEALRMAEAGEPVFYEVGLEPNERTMRSAVGLVWRLVIAWMALLLMLTIALWLG from the coding sequence ATGACTTTCTTTTCTATTCTCTTCGCCCTCATTGCTGAGCAATATCGCCCAGTAACCTCGAGCCATTGGATCGCGCGCATGAGCGCTCGCTGGCTTGATTGGGTCGCTGGTGAATTCGGTGGCAAGACTGAGCAAGGTGCAAGCCCTGTAGGTGCGCGCATGGCCTGCTTGGTGGCATTCATCCTGCCAACATTCTTGGTCTTTGTGCTGTACGTTGTTTTCATGGTGACCTTCCCAATTCTGGGATTCCTATGGAATGTATTAATTGCCTATCTATTTTTTGGCTTTCGCCAATTTAGCCACTCCTTCACGTTGGTTCACGAAGCGATTGCAAATCATGATTTGCCAGCAGCTCGCTTAGCATTAGCTGAGTGGTATGGCCCTGAATTAGATGCTTCTGAGCTCACCGAGACTGAAGTGATTTCACTTGCACTAGAGCGTGCCATTATTGGTTCACACCATCATGTATTTGGTGTACTGTTCTGGTTCTTAATGCCGATGGGTCCTGCAGGCGTAGTGTTGTATCGCTTAGCTGATACTGCTGCTCAGCGCTGGTCAGAAAAAGGTGACTTTAATTTGAGTGAGTCAGCGCGCCATTTCTTCTACGTATTAGATTGGGTGCCTGCACGCATCACTGCAATGGGCTTTGCGATTGTGGGTAACTTCGAAGGCGCTGTCTACGCATGGCGTCACCTGACTGGCAAATGGTCTGACTCTCTGTCAGCAGTGATCTTGGCATCTGGAAGCGGTGCCTTGGGTGTTCGCTTAGGCGAGCCCATGAGCGAACCTGATAGCGACGAAGCTTTGCGTATGGCCGAAGCTGGTGAGCCTGTTTTTTACGAAGTAGGTCTAGAGCCAAATGAGCGTACTATGCGTTCCGCTGTTGGCTTGGTATGGCGTTTAGTTATCGCTTGGATGGCTTTATTGCTAATGCTGACCATCGCTCTTTGGCTTGGCTAA
- a CDS encoding CoA pyrophosphatase, which translates to MPKNFKPQEPELSIATPLNFDAQAIPIHEVCTAQPKVIAHHLDPSSLKHRFQNPPVWQPEITDENRHVIAADIISKRQAAGKVTRAAVLIPLLLKKDGLSVLLTQRTDHLHDHAGQISFPGGRMDPSDSDPNHTALRESEEEIGLDSQGVEIIGHLPQYLTVSGYSVTPVVGLVKPQAEYVLDAFEVADVFEVPLHFLMDPANHQVRVWESDQGSRRFYSMPYENRFIWGATAGMLRNLYHLLKV; encoded by the coding sequence ATGCCAAAGAATTTCAAACCCCAAGAGCCAGAATTGAGTATTGCTACGCCATTGAATTTTGATGCGCAGGCGATTCCAATCCATGAGGTTTGTACCGCTCAGCCCAAAGTGATTGCGCATCATTTGGATCCATCCAGCCTAAAGCATCGCTTTCAGAATCCGCCTGTTTGGCAGCCAGAGATTACTGATGAGAATCGACACGTTATCGCTGCAGATATTATTTCCAAGCGTCAGGCCGCTGGAAAGGTGACGCGGGCAGCTGTCTTAATCCCCCTGCTCCTAAAGAAGGATGGGCTATCCGTGTTACTGACCCAAAGAACAGATCATTTACACGACCATGCTGGTCAAATTAGCTTTCCAGGTGGGCGGATGGATCCGAGTGATTCAGATCCTAATCACACTGCTTTACGGGAAAGTGAAGAGGAAATCGGTTTGGACTCACAAGGGGTCGAGATCATTGGCCATTTACCTCAATATTTAACGGTTTCGGGCTATAGTGTGACGCCGGTTGTGGGCTTGGTAAAACCTCAGGCAGAATACGTATTAGATGCATTTGAAGTGGCGGATGTTTTTGAAGTGCCTTTACATTTTTTAATGGATCCTGCAAATCATCAAGTGCGGGTCTGGGAGAGTGATCAGGGTAGTCGTCGGTTTTATTCAATGCCCTATGAGAATCGTTTTATCTGGGGCGCTACTGCTGGAATGTTGCGTAACCTTTATCATCTATTAAAAGTATGA
- the rplS gene encoding 50S ribosomal protein L19: MNLIEKIEQEEIARLSVNKVLPAFAPGDTVVVGVNVVEGTRKRTQAFEGVVIAKRNRGLNSSFIVRKISSGEGVERTFQTYSPLIASIEVKRRGDVRRAKLYYLRDRSGKSARIKEKLPARKVKAVAETAAE, translated from the coding sequence ATGAATTTGATCGAAAAAATTGAGCAAGAAGAAATTGCTCGCTTAAGTGTTAACAAAGTACTTCCTGCTTTCGCTCCTGGCGACACAGTCGTTGTTGGCGTAAACGTAGTTGAAGGTACACGTAAGCGTACCCAGGCCTTTGAAGGCGTTGTGATTGCTAAGCGCAATCGCGGACTGAACTCCAGCTTTATCGTTCGCAAGATTTCATCTGGCGAAGGTGTAGAGCGTACATTTCAAACTTACTCACCATTGATCGCTAGCATTGAAGTGAAGCGTCGCGGTGATGTACGTCGCGCGAAGTTGTACTACTTGCGTGATCGTTCAGGTAAGTCTGCACGTATTAAAGAAAAACTTCCTGCTCGCAAGGTCAAGGCAGTTGCTGAGACAGCAGCGGAATAA
- the trmD gene encoding tRNA (guanosine(37)-N1)-methyltransferase TrmD gives MRFDVVTLFPEMFSALTQWGITGRACEQGLANIHLWNPRDYCSDPRKTVDDRAYGGGPGMVMMAKPLEDTISALKAAHHSQNVVSGPVCLLAPQGEVFSQKIATDILSCGNFIFICGRYEAVDQRFVDRNVDLQLSIGDFVVSGGELPAMTMMDAVIRLIPGALGDGESAVQDSFINGLLDHPHYTRPEIYENLSVPDVLLGGHHAKITDWRRQKSLELTLRLRPDLIKSARANGLLSKEDEQFLRTL, from the coding sequence ATGCGCTTTGATGTAGTTACCTTATTCCCTGAAATGTTCTCCGCTTTAACGCAGTGGGGCATTACTGGACGTGCCTGCGAACAAGGCCTTGCCAATATTCATCTTTGGAATCCTCGGGATTATTGCTCTGACCCTCGCAAGACAGTGGATGATCGGGCATATGGTGGTGGTCCGGGCATGGTCATGATGGCAAAGCCGCTGGAAGATACGATATCTGCTCTTAAAGCGGCTCACCACTCTCAAAACGTCGTTTCTGGACCAGTCTGCCTCCTTGCTCCCCAAGGAGAGGTCTTTTCTCAGAAGATCGCGACAGATATTCTGAGCTGTGGCAATTTCATCTTTATTTGCGGTCGATATGAGGCTGTTGACCAGCGTTTTGTTGATCGAAACGTCGATTTGCAGCTTTCAATAGGTGATTTTGTGGTTTCTGGCGGGGAACTGCCCGCTATGACCATGATGGATGCCGTCATTCGGCTCATTCCAGGCGCCCTGGGTGATGGCGAATCTGCTGTTCAGGACAGCTTTATCAATGGCCTTTTGGACCATCCACACTACACCCGCCCTGAAATATATGAAAATTTATCGGTTCCGGACGTGCTTTTGGGCGGACATCACGCTAAAATAACAGATTGGCGTCGGCAGAAGTCTTTAGAGCTGACGTTAAGGCTTCGACCTGATTTAATTAAATCAGCAAGAGCTAATGGGTTGCTAAGTAAAGAAGATGAGCAATTTCTTCGAACGCTGTAA
- the rimM gene encoding ribosome maturation factor RimM (Essential for efficient processing of 16S rRNA), whose translation MNTPSLDDLIELGAVQDAQGLQGQIKVRPHSSDPVALLSSKELWLSLIPRRSAGVAASHEQASLTLYKVKQAKMHSGTVVIALDGINDRDQAEALKGARILVTREVFPKTDSDSYYWVDLIGCKAINLQGESLGEVLDVNDNGAHGIIALGDAQTKTVKQLVPFVKEAVQNIDLPNRLITLDWQSDW comes from the coding sequence ATGAATACACCTTCCCTAGATGATTTGATTGAGCTCGGTGCAGTTCAAGATGCTCAAGGCTTACAGGGTCAGATTAAGGTTCGACCTCATTCCTCCGATCCCGTAGCCCTCTTATCTAGCAAAGAATTGTGGTTATCTCTCATTCCTCGTCGGAGTGCGGGTGTTGCTGCGTCTCATGAGCAGGCCTCATTGACTTTGTATAAGGTGAAGCAAGCGAAGATGCATAGCGGCACGGTAGTGATTGCTTTGGATGGTATTAATGATCGCGATCAGGCGGAGGCCTTAAAAGGTGCTCGCATCTTAGTTACGCGTGAGGTATTTCCCAAGACAGATAGCGATAGTTATTACTGGGTTGATCTGATCGGTTGTAAAGCAATCAATCTTCAGGGCGAGAGTCTGGGTGAGGTGCTTGATGTCAACGATAACGGCGCTCATGGAATCATTGCCCTAGGTGATGCGCAAACTAAAACGGTAAAACAGTTGGTGCCTTTTGTAAAAGAAGCGGTGCAAAATATCGACTTGCCTAATAGGCTGATTACGCTAGACTGGCAATCCGACTGGTAA
- the rpsP gene encoding 30S ribosomal protein S16: MVVIRLARGGSKKRPFYSIVATDKRNRRDSNFIERIGYFNPQAAATEQAMRIAQDRLTYWTGVGAQISPTVVRLIKNNPAV, from the coding sequence ATGGTCGTCATTCGACTGGCACGCGGCGGTTCAAAGAAGCGCCCTTTTTATAGCATCGTGGCTACAGACAAGCGCAATCGTCGCGACTCGAACTTTATCGAGCGTATTGGTTACTTCAATCCACAGGCAGCAGCGACAGAGCAAGCAATGCGTATTGCTCAAGATCGTTTGACCTATTGGACTGGTGTTGGCGCGCAGATCTCTCCAACTGTAGTTCGCTTGATCAAAAATAATCCTGCGGTTTAA
- a CDS encoding META domain-containing protein, with amino-acid sequence MRIATFRPSKGLIKRFFLTLSCLGLGLLTACANVIPPCNAKTSPPSSEFRNTKWELVRWNLAPNSKGEVRARQIPQGDNSNPIQIIFDANGERISGSTGCNRFTARITEDARGFTLDQIVSTKMACAPQRMELENDFLYELNDYRSIVRNGDQLLMIGADREVLSFMQKNISSK; translated from the coding sequence ATGAGAATAGCCACTTTTAGACCCTCTAAAGGCCTTATAAAGCGCTTTTTTCTCACGCTTTCTTGTCTCGGCTTAGGTCTTTTGACCGCCTGCGCTAATGTCATTCCACCCTGCAACGCCAAAACCAGTCCTCCAAGCAGCGAGTTTCGAAATACTAAATGGGAGCTCGTTCGCTGGAATCTCGCACCCAATAGCAAAGGTGAGGTACGCGCCCGGCAAATTCCTCAGGGTGACAATAGCAACCCCATCCAAATCATCTTTGACGCCAACGGTGAGAGGATCAGTGGATCTACCGGCTGCAATCGTTTTACCGCACGCATCACTGAAGATGCCAGAGGATTTACGCTTGATCAAATTGTCAGCACAAAGATGGCCTGTGCGCCCCAACGCATGGAATTAGAAAATGATTTCCTTTACGAATTAAATGATTACCGCTCGATTGTGCGTAACGGCGACCAACTACTAATGATTGGCGCAGATCGCGAAGTTTTAAGTTTCATGCAAAAAAATATTTCATCAAAATAA
- a CDS encoding acyl-CoA dehydrogenase: protein MPYIAPVKDMLFVMNELAGLSEVVSYPSYAEAGADVDLAPAILEESAKFNQDVVAPLNWPSDQKPSSLKDGVVTTSPGFKEAFEQFAAAGWQGVVHPAEFGGQGLPKLIATACFEMVHSASLSFALCPMLTDGAIEALLTAASPELQERYVPKMISGEWTGSMCLTEPQAGSDLSMVRSRAVPESDGTYKIFATKIYITYGEHDMAKNIVHLVLARTPDAPEGVKGISLFVVPKFLVNADGSLGERNDVYCVSIEHKLGIKASPTAVLQFGDHGGATSYLVGEKNRGLEYMFVMMNAARFAVGMQGIAVAERAYQKAVQYAKDRVQSRDLAGSPGPVAIIHQPDVKRMLMTMRGYIEASRALAYYAAAAYDTQHASPDEAARKQNQAVYEFLVPIVKGFSTEMSIEVASLGVQVHGGMGFIEETGAAQHYRDARILTIYEGTTAIQANDLIGRKTVRDGGVTAKLFSDRIQQTEKDLASSGTADAKAVLKQLTPAREAFEASVAYIVANVKTDIKSVYAGSFAYLRLCGLVLGAWQMARALLAAQELRAGDPNFYDAKIATARFFAENLLPQSQALATSILESGQSTNALTAEQF from the coding sequence ATGCCGTATATAGCCCCAGTAAAAGACATGCTATTCGTGATGAACGAACTAGCAGGTCTATCTGAAGTGGTTTCCTATCCTTCTTATGCTGAGGCTGGCGCTGATGTAGATTTAGCCCCGGCGATTTTGGAAGAGTCTGCCAAATTTAATCAAGATGTTGTAGCGCCTCTCAATTGGCCTAGTGATCAAAAGCCTAGCTCACTAAAGGATGGTGTCGTCACCACTTCCCCTGGCTTTAAAGAGGCTTTTGAGCAATTTGCTGCAGCAGGTTGGCAAGGTGTCGTGCACCCTGCAGAGTTTGGCGGCCAGGGCTTACCCAAGCTAATTGCCACTGCCTGCTTTGAGATGGTGCATTCAGCGAGCTTGTCATTTGCTTTGTGCCCCATGTTGACTGATGGTGCGATTGAAGCTTTATTGACTGCAGCAAGTCCTGAGTTGCAAGAGCGTTATGTGCCTAAGATGATTTCTGGGGAGTGGACTGGATCGATGTGTCTCACAGAACCTCAAGCAGGTTCCGATCTATCGATGGTGCGTTCTCGCGCCGTCCCTGAATCTGATGGCACGTACAAAATCTTTGCTACCAAGATCTACATCACCTATGGTGAGCACGACATGGCAAAAAATATTGTTCATCTCGTACTAGCTAGAACACCAGATGCACCAGAGGGTGTGAAAGGTATTTCCTTATTTGTAGTACCGAAGTTTTTGGTAAACGCAGATGGCTCGCTTGGTGAGCGTAATGATGTGTACTGCGTCTCGATTGAGCACAAGCTGGGCATTAAGGCTAGCCCAACTGCAGTCTTACAGTTTGGCGATCATGGTGGCGCAACTAGCTATTTAGTAGGCGAAAAAAATCGTGGCCTGGAATACATGTTCGTCATGATGAATGCTGCCCGCTTTGCGGTCGGTATGCAGGGTATTGCAGTTGCAGAGCGCGCCTATCAAAAAGCAGTGCAATATGCCAAAGACCGCGTTCAGAGTCGCGACCTTGCTGGGTCGCCAGGTCCTGTAGCAATTATTCATCAGCCTGACGTGAAGCGGATGTTGATGACTATGCGTGGCTATATTGAGGCGTCCAGAGCTTTAGCTTATTACGCGGCAGCTGCTTACGATACTCAGCATGCCTCGCCTGATGAAGCGGCTCGCAAGCAGAATCAAGCGGTATATGAATTTCTGGTACCGATTGTGAAAGGTTTTTCAACTGAGATGTCGATAGAGGTTGCAAGCTTGGGTGTTCAGGTGCACGGTGGTATGGGCTTTATCGAAGAGACGGGCGCCGCACAACACTATCGTGATGCTCGTATCCTGACCATTTATGAAGGCACTACAGCGATTCAGGCAAATGATTTGATTGGCAGAAAGACAGTGCGTGACGGTGGAGTAACTGCGAAGCTGTTCTCGGACAGAATCCAGCAAACTGAAAAAGATTTAGCAAGCAGTGGCACCGCAGATGCAAAAGCGGTATTGAAGCAGCTAACCCCAGCTCGTGAAGCGTTTGAAGCTTCAGTGGCTTACATTGTGGCGAATGTAAAGACAGACATTAAATCAGTGTATGCAGGTAGTTTTGCCTACTTGCGATTATGTGGCTTGGTATTAGGGGCATGGCAAATGGCACGCGCTTTACTGGCCGCACAAGAGTTGCGTGCAGGAGACCCGAATTTCTATGATGCCAAGATTGCTACTGCACGATTCTTTGCAGAAAATCTATTGCCACAATCTCAAGCTCTTGCAACCTCGATATTAGAGAGTGGCCAATCCACTAATGCGCTGACAGCGGAACAGTTTTAA
- a CDS encoding electron transfer flavoprotein subunit alpha/FixB family protein, whose amino-acid sequence MAALVIAEHDNQSLKAATLNAVAAALQCSPEVDVLVAGSGTDAAASAAAQIAGVRKVIQVDAASLADQLAEPLAAQIFSIAGGYSHILAPATANGKNVLPRVAAKLDVAQLSDVIKVVSPDTFERPIYAGNAIATVQSADPVKVITVRTTGFDPVAASGGSAAVEKQATTEVSGGSSFVGRELTKSDRPELTAAKIIVSGGRGLGSGEKYQEIIAPLADKLGAALGASRAAVDAGYVPNDYQVGQTGKIVAPQLYVAVGISGAIQHLAGMKDSKVIVAINKDPEAPIFSVADYGLVADLNTAVPELTNLLA is encoded by the coding sequence ATGGCTGCACTCGTTATTGCTGAACACGACAATCAATCTTTGAAGGCAGCTACGCTCAATGCAGTAGCTGCAGCTCTTCAATGCTCTCCCGAGGTAGATGTATTAGTGGCTGGTAGCGGTACTGATGCTGCCGCTTCTGCTGCCGCTCAAATCGCAGGAGTGCGTAAAGTGATTCAAGTGGATGCTGCATCTTTAGCTGATCAACTCGCTGAACCCTTAGCTGCACAGATTTTCTCTATTGCTGGTGGCTATAGCCACATCCTTGCTCCAGCGACTGCTAACGGTAAGAATGTCTTGCCGCGTGTTGCCGCTAAGTTAGATGTAGCGCAATTATCCGATGTCATCAAGGTTGTCTCACCCGACACCTTTGAGCGTCCAATTTATGCTGGTAATGCGATTGCTACTGTGCAATCTGCTGACCCAGTTAAAGTCATTACGGTTCGCACAACCGGTTTTGATCCTGTTGCTGCAAGTGGAGGATCCGCTGCAGTAGAAAAGCAAGCTACTACTGAGGTTTCTGGTGGATCTTCATTTGTAGGCCGCGAACTCACGAAGTCAGACCGTCCTGAACTCACTGCCGCCAAAATCATCGTGTCTGGTGGTCGTGGTTTAGGCTCTGGTGAGAAATATCAAGAAATTATTGCGCCCTTGGCCGATAAGCTCGGTGCAGCACTAGGCGCATCTCGCGCTGCAGTCGATGCAGGTTATGTTCCAAACGACTATCAAGTAGGTCAGACCGGTAAGATCGTGGCTCCACAGCTGTATGTTGCCGTTGGCATCTCTGGTGCGATTCAGCATTTAGCAGGCATGAAGGACTCTAAGGTCATCGTAGCAATTAATAAAGATCCTGAGGCGCCAATCTTTAGTGTTGCTGATTATGGTTTAGTTGCAGATCTCAATACCGCCGTCCCTGAATTAACTAACTTACTTGCTTAA